The following are from one region of the Sandaracinus amylolyticus genome:
- a CDS encoding HAD family hydrolase has protein sequence MLPGTAAPHAKLGVPSVVRALLFDLDGVLTQTAVVHAAAWKQAFDEHLRARGGPFVPFDVAADYEHHVDGKPRIEGARAFLAARGIVLPEGDHTDPPGAPTLHGVARRKNDLLVELLHARPIATYEGSVRYVRAARAAGLGTAVVSSSEHCREILASAGIEHLFDVRVDGIVAAAQHLAGKPAPDTFLEAAHALAVEPSRAAVFEDALAGVEAGRAGHFGFVVGVDRVGHAAALRSHGADVVVDDLSALLDV, from the coding sequence GTGCTCCCGGGCACCGCGGCGCCCCACGCGAAGCTCGGCGTGCCCTCGGTCGTGCGCGCGCTGCTCTTCGATCTCGACGGCGTGCTCACGCAGACCGCGGTGGTCCACGCCGCTGCGTGGAAGCAGGCGTTCGACGAGCACCTGCGCGCGCGCGGCGGGCCCTTCGTCCCGTTCGACGTCGCGGCCGACTACGAGCACCACGTCGACGGCAAGCCGCGCATCGAAGGAGCGCGCGCGTTCCTCGCGGCGCGCGGCATCGTGCTCCCGGAGGGCGACCACACCGATCCGCCGGGCGCGCCGACGCTGCACGGTGTCGCCCGTCGCAAGAACGACCTCCTCGTGGAGCTGCTCCACGCGCGCCCGATCGCGACGTACGAAGGCTCGGTGCGCTACGTCCGCGCGGCGCGCGCCGCGGGTCTGGGCACCGCGGTGGTCTCGTCGAGCGAGCACTGCCGAGAGATCCTGGCCTCGGCGGGCATCGAGCATCTCTTCGACGTGCGCGTCGACGGCATCGTGGCTGCGGCGCAGCACCTCGCGGGCAAGCCCGCGCCCGACACGTTCCTCGAGGCGGCGCACGCGCTCGCGGTCGAGCCGTCGCGCGCCGCAGTCTTCGAGGACGCGCTCGCCGGCGTGGAGGCGGGGCGCGCCGGGCACTTCGGCTTCGTGGTCGGCGTCGATCGTGTCGGCCACGCGGCCGCGTTGCGCAGCCACGGCGCGGACGTGGTGGTCGACGATCTGTCGGCGCTGCTCGACGTGTGA
- the mfd gene encoding transcription-repair coupling factor, whose amino-acid sequence MEPDPEELEPTPGLAVLSGLSRANARVPQAVDAVLTRARTDLAGLPASAAAMLLARAAKRAKAPFLVVVADVDAARRTAADLTFFLGTESETEGDATDGEGVSDRGGARVLVYPGGDVTPFADVAPDRRAAMERLAALFHLAQGLPFEFVVAPIAALARRVPPKASLVERSMVVRAEDELDRERLIRVMTEGGYLRVPVVEDPGTFAVRGSIIDVFPPHSRHPARIELDDWLVTSIKLFEPEDQRTVGTIDQIFVHPARQELMGPEEMALARTRVRDLCDAIDMPTRNTRQLIDDLESGRTFLGIEGFLPAFYERLETLFDYLPAGTSSVVLDPTAVTRAMREEMEAADADRSAKIASRAPAFPMDALYADESELASRVTSGRVAIVHRVAALGTPEEGESPLAALESVKRADDVLDLGAEDQTPLTTELSQRRQGQGRDDALRPLASRARAWLDAGMRVLMAARTRTQADRLASLLRGYEIPIAGKPAPFAPSMLEGKTPRGGSEAKAEIVIGGLGGGFVVATEALTLVTEEEIFGTRAHRRREVAGKKKRRSSDAFVEDLRQLQPGDYVVHVDHGVGKYLGLEKKTLGLTKGEELRGVSATSVEVLVVEYAGGDRLFLPVTRLHQIQKFAGGEGATPKMDRLGGQTFAKTKAKVKKHVQEMADELLRLYAQRAATKRNALGPADRTYAEFEATFPFDETADQMKAIEDVLSDLERGHPMDRIVCGDVGFGKTEVAIRAAFRVALMGRQVAVLCPTTVLAQQHYQTFAARMRQYPVRIEVLSRFVDSKDQAKILADIKEGKVDIVVGTHRLLSKDIHFKDLGLLVVDEEQRFGVTHKERIKKLRTEVDVLTLTATPIPRTLQLAVGGLRDLSLITTPPADRRAVRTFVTRWDDHLLKEAIQRELARGGQCFFVYNRIEGLYERAQKLQQLVPDARFAVAHGQMGEAALEQTMTDFVAGRFDILCATAIIESGLDIPRANTILIDRADTFGLAQLYQLRGRVGRSRERAYCYLVTPPPNAMTDEARARIEALERFSELGSGFQVASLDMELRGAGDVLGAEQSGNLAAVGFDLFLHMLEDAVAQLRGEPIVHEVDTEITLDEPLYLPDDYVSDVGLRLSFYKRFANAESESEVADLASEMEDRFGPPPPAALTFVRAMGLRTVLRGLRVLGCEANRERVTLHLREDTPLDPAKVMAKVGLPRSPWRLSPDMKLTKRFGVELAGDALDRVEQVLREVEELKKAS is encoded by the coding sequence GTGGAACCGGACCCCGAGGAGCTCGAGCCCACGCCGGGCCTCGCCGTGTTGTCGGGCTTGTCCCGCGCGAACGCGCGGGTGCCCCAGGCCGTCGACGCGGTCCTGACGCGCGCGCGCACCGACCTCGCGGGGCTCCCCGCGTCGGCCGCCGCGATGTTGCTCGCGCGCGCCGCGAAGCGCGCGAAGGCGCCGTTCCTGGTCGTCGTCGCGGACGTCGACGCGGCGCGACGCACCGCCGCGGACCTGACGTTCTTCCTCGGCACCGAGAGCGAGACCGAGGGCGACGCGACCGACGGCGAGGGCGTGAGCGATCGCGGCGGCGCGCGCGTGCTGGTCTATCCGGGGGGCGACGTGACGCCCTTCGCCGACGTCGCGCCCGATCGACGCGCCGCGATGGAGCGGCTCGCTGCGCTCTTCCATCTCGCGCAGGGCCTGCCCTTCGAGTTCGTCGTCGCGCCGATCGCCGCGCTCGCGCGTCGGGTGCCGCCGAAGGCGAGCCTGGTCGAGCGCTCGATGGTGGTGCGCGCGGAGGACGAGCTCGATCGCGAGCGCCTGATCCGCGTGATGACCGAGGGCGGCTACCTGCGCGTCCCGGTGGTCGAGGATCCCGGCACGTTCGCGGTGCGCGGATCGATCATCGACGTGTTCCCGCCGCACTCGCGGCACCCCGCGCGCATCGAGCTCGACGACTGGCTCGTCACCTCGATCAAGCTCTTCGAGCCCGAGGATCAGCGCACCGTCGGGACCATCGACCAGATCTTCGTGCACCCCGCGCGGCAGGAGCTGATGGGGCCCGAGGAGATGGCGCTCGCGCGCACTCGGGTGCGCGATCTCTGCGACGCGATCGACATGCCGACGCGCAACACGCGACAGCTGATCGACGACCTCGAGAGCGGCCGCACGTTCCTCGGGATCGAGGGGTTCCTGCCCGCGTTCTACGAGCGGCTCGAGACCCTCTTCGACTACCTGCCGGCGGGCACGTCGAGCGTGGTGCTCGACCCGACGGCGGTGACGCGCGCGATGCGCGAGGAGATGGAGGCCGCGGACGCGGATCGATCCGCGAAGATCGCGTCGCGCGCGCCGGCGTTCCCGATGGACGCGCTCTACGCCGACGAGAGCGAGCTCGCGTCGCGCGTGACCAGCGGGCGCGTCGCGATCGTGCATCGCGTCGCCGCGCTCGGTACGCCGGAAGAAGGCGAGTCGCCGCTCGCCGCGCTCGAGAGCGTGAAGCGCGCGGACGACGTGCTCGATCTCGGCGCCGAGGATCAGACGCCGCTCACCACCGAGCTCTCGCAGCGACGACAGGGACAAGGGCGCGACGACGCGCTGCGACCGCTCGCGTCACGCGCTCGCGCATGGCTCGACGCGGGCATGCGCGTGCTGATGGCCGCGCGCACTCGGACCCAGGCGGATCGTCTCGCGTCGCTGCTGCGCGGCTACGAGATCCCGATCGCGGGCAAGCCCGCGCCGTTCGCGCCGTCGATGCTCGAGGGGAAGACGCCGCGCGGCGGCTCCGAGGCCAAGGCGGAGATCGTGATCGGCGGCCTCGGTGGCGGCTTCGTGGTCGCGACCGAGGCGCTCACGCTGGTGACCGAAGAAGAGATCTTCGGCACGCGCGCGCATCGCCGTCGCGAGGTCGCGGGAAAGAAGAAGCGGCGCAGCAGCGACGCGTTCGTCGAGGACCTGCGGCAGCTGCAGCCGGGCGACTACGTCGTCCACGTCGATCACGGCGTGGGCAAGTACCTCGGGCTCGAGAAGAAGACGCTCGGGCTCACGAAGGGCGAGGAGCTGCGCGGCGTGTCCGCGACCAGCGTCGAGGTGCTCGTCGTCGAGTACGCGGGCGGCGATCGGCTCTTCCTGCCGGTCACGCGCCTGCACCAGATCCAGAAGTTCGCGGGCGGCGAGGGCGCCACGCCGAAGATGGATCGGCTGGGCGGGCAGACGTTCGCGAAGACGAAAGCGAAGGTCAAGAAGCACGTCCAGGAGATGGCGGACGAGCTGCTCCGTCTCTACGCGCAGCGCGCGGCGACGAAGCGCAACGCGCTCGGGCCTGCCGACCGCACGTACGCAGAGTTCGAGGCGACGTTCCCGTTCGACGAGACCGCCGATCAGATGAAGGCGATCGAGGACGTGCTCTCGGATCTCGAGCGCGGCCATCCGATGGATCGCATCGTCTGCGGCGACGTCGGCTTCGGAAAGACCGAGGTCGCGATCCGCGCGGCGTTCCGCGTGGCGCTGATGGGGCGGCAGGTCGCGGTGCTCTGCCCGACGACCGTGCTCGCGCAGCAGCACTACCAGACGTTCGCGGCGCGCATGCGGCAGTACCCGGTGCGCATCGAGGTGCTCTCGCGCTTCGTCGACAGCAAGGACCAGGCGAAGATCCTCGCGGACATCAAGGAGGGGAAGGTCGACATCGTCGTCGGCACCCATCGCCTCCTCAGCAAGGACATCCACTTCAAGGATCTCGGGCTGCTCGTCGTCGACGAGGAGCAGCGCTTCGGCGTCACGCACAAGGAGCGCATCAAGAAGCTGCGCACCGAGGTCGACGTGCTGACGCTGACCGCGACCCCGATCCCGCGCACGCTGCAGCTCGCGGTCGGTGGGCTCCGGGATCTCTCGCTGATCACGACGCCGCCCGCGGATCGACGCGCGGTGCGCACGTTCGTGACGCGCTGGGACGATCACCTGCTGAAGGAAGCGATCCAGCGCGAGCTCGCGCGCGGCGGTCAGTGCTTCTTCGTCTACAACCGCATCGAGGGCCTCTACGAGCGCGCGCAGAAGCTGCAGCAGCTCGTGCCCGATGCGCGCTTCGCGGTGGCGCACGGACAGATGGGCGAGGCCGCGCTCGAGCAGACGATGACGGACTTCGTCGCAGGGCGTTTCGACATCCTCTGCGCGACGGCGATCATCGAGAGCGGTCTCGACATCCCGCGCGCGAACACGATCCTGATCGATCGCGCCGACACGTTCGGGCTCGCGCAGCTCTACCAGCTGCGAGGGCGCGTCGGTCGATCGCGCGAGCGCGCGTACTGCTACCTCGTGACGCCGCCGCCGAACGCGATGACCGACGAGGCGCGCGCGCGCATCGAGGCGCTCGAGCGCTTCAGCGAGCTCGGGTCGGGCTTCCAGGTCGCGTCGCTCGACATGGAGCTGCGCGGCGCGGGCGACGTGCTCGGCGCGGAGCAGAGCGGCAACCTCGCGGCGGTCGGGTTCGACCTCTTCCTGCACATGCTGGAGGACGCGGTGGCGCAGCTGCGCGGCGAGCCGATCGTCCACGAGGTGGACACCGAGATCACGCTCGACGAGCCGCTCTACCTGCCGGACGACTACGTGAGCGACGTCGGGCTGCGGCTCTCGTTCTACAAGCGATTCGCGAACGCGGAGAGCGAGAGCGAGGTCGCGGATCTGGCGAGCGAGATGGAGGACCGCTTCGGCCCGCCGCCGCCCGCGGCGCTGACGTTCGTGCGCGCGATGGGGCTGCGGACGGTGCTGCGCGGGCTGCGCGTGCTCGGATGCGAGGCGAACCGCGAGCGCGTGACGCTGCACCTGCGCGAGGACACGCCGCTGGATCCGGCGAAGGTGATGGCGAAGGTCGGGCTGCCGCGATCGCCGTGGAGGCTGTCGCCGGACATGAAGCTGACGAAGCGCTTCGGCGTGGAGCTCGCGGGGGATGCGCTCGATCGCGTGGAGCAGGTGCTTCGTGAGGTCGAGGAGCTGAAGAAGGCCTCGTAG
- a CDS encoding lipase family protein, giving the protein MLNGSGSLVFQRSIIDDPEYRRIHGESARDRAQVLDRRIPVLRFARTDEGWAYSPAAAYVAATASAWAYSDPETLRAQMEDLLEVPITGAVFPATNAPMYLDTNAFFLRTTEEDPSKRVGILVYRGTELTSVGDVLADAYVETVPFPARNYRVGSVHGGFYFGMEAVWKRVYSMLVHERVGELIIAGHSLGAAMAVLTAAQIVKEAEQDRDRRFRDVRASLRGVYTFGQPAVGDAGFARWMDEKKLGAIVFRHAYAGDVVPYLPTSDVAGNFEHFVSGVWTAPRHESALWIGPNHSSTFPVARFFAAALATAGIDFVRRRLPFKLAATRWLADRLLKLSFDDHSPANYLRVSKDSFLTDLETPPPAPPPVPSPTAS; this is encoded by the coding sequence ATGCTGAACGGCAGTGGGAGCCTGGTGTTCCAGAGATCGATCATCGACGATCCCGAGTACCGCCGGATCCACGGCGAGAGCGCGCGTGATCGCGCGCAGGTGCTCGATCGTCGCATCCCGGTGCTGCGCTTCGCGCGGACCGACGAGGGCTGGGCCTACAGCCCTGCCGCGGCGTACGTCGCCGCGACCGCCTCCGCGTGGGCGTACTCCGATCCCGAGACGCTGCGCGCGCAGATGGAGGATCTGCTCGAGGTGCCGATCACCGGCGCCGTGTTCCCCGCGACGAACGCGCCGATGTACCTCGACACCAACGCGTTCTTCCTGCGCACCACCGAGGAGGATCCGAGCAAGCGCGTCGGCATCCTCGTGTACCGCGGCACCGAGCTCACGAGCGTCGGGGACGTGCTCGCCGACGCGTACGTCGAGACGGTGCCGTTCCCCGCCCGCAACTATCGCGTCGGCAGCGTGCACGGCGGCTTCTACTTCGGCATGGAGGCCGTCTGGAAGCGCGTGTACAGCATGCTCGTGCACGAGCGCGTCGGTGAGCTGATCATCGCCGGCCACAGCCTCGGCGCGGCGATGGCGGTGCTCACGGCCGCGCAGATCGTGAAAGAGGCGGAGCAGGATCGCGACCGGCGCTTCCGCGACGTGCGCGCGTCGCTGCGCGGTGTGTACACGTTCGGCCAGCCCGCGGTGGGCGATGCGGGCTTCGCGCGCTGGATGGACGAGAAGAAGCTCGGCGCGATCGTGTTCCGCCACGCGTACGCCGGAGACGTCGTGCCGTACCTGCCGACGTCGGACGTCGCGGGCAACTTCGAGCACTTCGTGTCGGGGGTCTGGACCGCGCCGCGACACGAGTCGGCGCTCTGGATCGGCCCGAACCACTCGTCGACATTTCCCGTCGCGCGCTTCTTCGCGGCAGCGCTCGCGACGGCAGGGATCGACTTCGTGCGGCGGCGTCTGCCCTTCAAGCTCGCCGCGACGCGCTGGCTCGCCGATCGACTCCTGAAGCTCTCGTTCGACGATCACTCGCCCGCGAACTACCTGCGGGTCTCGAAGGACAGCTTCCTGACCGACCTCGAGACGCCGCCGCCCGCACCGCCGCCGGTTCCGTCACCCACGGCGTCGTGA
- a CDS encoding YXWGXW repeat-containing protein, translating into MTMSKLRAVIVALLGAAMLLALPDAASAQRGGRERREDRRERREDRRERREDRREAREDRRERREDRRDGRVVVVAPTPPRASVVVTAPTPPRASIVVAPPRAPRIVVRQAPPRPRVVVRPPPPRTEAVWVEGYWQWNGAQYVWVDGHWDQPRVGYVWVDARWEVQNGQWVFYEGHWQAVAR; encoded by the coding sequence ATGACCATGTCGAAGCTGCGTGCCGTGATCGTCGCGCTCCTCGGAGCCGCGATGCTCCTGGCGCTGCCCGACGCGGCGAGCGCACAGCGCGGCGGACGCGAGCGTCGCGAGGATCGTCGCGAGCGTCGCGAGGACCGTCGCGAGCGTCGTGAGGATCGACGCGAGGCGCGCGAGGACCGACGCGAGCGTCGTGAGGATCGACGCGATGGGCGCGTCGTGGTCGTGGCGCCGACGCCGCCGCGCGCCTCGGTCGTGGTGACCGCGCCCACGCCGCCGCGGGCGTCGATCGTGGTGGCGCCGCCGCGCGCGCCGCGCATCGTCGTGCGCCAGGCGCCGCCGCGCCCGCGCGTCGTGGTGCGCCCGCCCCCGCCGCGCACCGAGGCGGTGTGGGTCGAGGGCTACTGGCAGTGGAACGGCGCGCAGTACGTGTGGGTCGACGGGCACTGGGACCAGCCGCGCGTCGGCTACGTGTGGGTCGACGCGCGCTGGGAAGTGCAGAACGGGCAGTGGGTCTTCTACGAAGGCCACTGGCAGGCGGTCGCGCGCTGA
- a CDS encoding SDR family oxidoreductase gives MSLYGMFAGKGPSGFGYGSSAEDVTEGISLAGKTILVTGCNSGLGLETMRVLAKRGAHVIGTARTAEKAREAGKSVQGETSGFACELSDPRSVRACVDAVKATGRKLDAIIANAGIMALPKREVAHGIELQLFTNHFGHFMLVTGLLDALADDGRVVIVSSDAHRNAPKETIRFDDLGAEKSYSPWTAYGQSKIANILFAKELARRFAASGSKRTANALHPGVIRTNLSRHMNPVTALALAVAGPIALKSVGEGAATECFLATHPSLAGVSGEYFADCNVAKPRADARDPEIAKKLWARTEEIVAALPR, from the coding sequence ATGTCGCTCTACGGAATGTTCGCAGGCAAGGGCCCGAGCGGGTTCGGCTACGGCTCGAGCGCGGAGGACGTGACCGAGGGGATCTCGCTCGCGGGCAAGACCATCCTCGTCACCGGCTGCAACTCCGGGCTCGGCCTGGAGACGATGCGCGTGCTCGCGAAGCGCGGCGCGCACGTGATCGGCACCGCGCGCACCGCGGAGAAGGCGCGCGAGGCCGGCAAGAGCGTGCAGGGCGAGACCTCGGGCTTCGCGTGCGAGCTCTCCGATCCGCGCTCGGTGCGCGCCTGCGTCGACGCGGTGAAGGCGACGGGCCGCAAGCTCGACGCGATCATCGCGAACGCCGGGATCATGGCGCTGCCGAAGCGCGAGGTGGCCCACGGCATCGAGCTGCAGCTGTTCACGAACCACTTCGGGCACTTCATGCTCGTGACCGGCCTGCTCGACGCGCTCGCGGACGACGGGCGCGTCGTGATCGTCTCGTCGGACGCGCATCGCAACGCGCCGAAGGAGACGATCCGGTTCGACGATCTCGGCGCGGAGAAGAGCTACTCGCCGTGGACCGCGTACGGGCAGAGCAAGATCGCGAACATCCTCTTCGCGAAGGAGCTCGCGCGGCGCTTCGCGGCGTCGGGATCGAAGCGCACCGCGAACGCGCTGCACCCCGGTGTGATCCGCACGAACCTGTCGCGGCACATGAACCCCGTCACGGCGCTCGCGCTCGCGGTGGCCGGGCCGATCGCGCTGAAGAGCGTCGGCGAGGGCGCGGCGACGGAGTGCTTCCTCGCGACGCATCCGTCGCTCGCAGGCGTCTCGGGCGAGTACTTCGCGGACTGCAACGTCGCGAAGCCGCGCGCCGACGCGCGTGATCCCGAGATCGCGAAGAAGCTGTGGGCGCGCACCGAGGAGATCGTCGCCGCGCTCCCGAGATGA
- a CDS encoding cupin domain-containing protein produces MRPITFSMLAGVSLAGVVACATARSNTPTAGSTHGVPPRETVTVAADEPIPNLPGKRLVTHIVDYPPGASSLPHHHAPSAFIYAYVLSGEIRSQVDDEPVRVYRPGETWFPGAHHRVSANASDTEPARLLAVIVVDVGDEPLVIPDPH; encoded by the coding sequence ATGAGACCGATCACGTTCTCGATGCTCGCGGGCGTATCGCTCGCCGGCGTGGTCGCCTGCGCGACCGCGCGCTCGAACACGCCCACGGCCGGGAGCACGCACGGCGTGCCTCCCCGGGAGACCGTGACCGTCGCTGCGGACGAGCCGATCCCGAACCTGCCCGGGAAACGCCTGGTCACCCACATCGTGGACTACCCCCCGGGGGCGAGCTCGCTCCCGCACCATCACGCCCCCTCGGCGTTCATCTACGCCTATGTCCTGTCGGGCGAGATCCGGAGCCAGGTCGATGACGAGCCGGTCCGCGTCTACCGGCCTGGCGAGACGTGGTTCCCCGGCGCCCATCATCGGGTGAGCGCCAACGCCAGCGACACCGAGCCGGCGCGGCTGCTCGCCGTGATCGTCGTCGACGTCGGCGACGAGCCGCTGGTCATCCCGGACCCTCACTGA
- a CDS encoding HEAT repeat domain-containing protein, with translation MKRHHFALSTCAIATLLALAIGCHADANDPAGQAGELSDAVRRENAIANLHRLYTDALSRADGDRSAAGPRAVADASVQQLTSTYVEHPEDMQNGLRILDLLVEMRDPRSLPALTKALDWRPEVTEEHAIRSARVLQQIELDDAQKGEVVAAISRALEQVRQNRGVDNRMRIEFIRALGTIGDRRATPALTRVLLTQSETQDFLINRLAAEQMGRIADPESVPSLIQALYLFAPNNPGMRMNDVAGQALVRIGRPALDPLLATLRGENAEANQIAAQYIAAVRQRDAAAAGQMSQQSIVSNEAAFALGQLGFRESIDPLIAETRVGGTGELSPQDAGRVMGASIALVSINRDEADTQKIREALLAAYNRVELPSQMQLLVGMQHFMDPGLLPFFLQKAGRPRSAEDEIPDQRILAYRAYAFLANGDEIAALRQLQGAEPEGITRDAWADFDPIVASTTECNAELACWIRKLADSNALVARKAAYMVARYGRGNPEAINALVGQLGNADEEVRGEVLYALDYAASNGSPEAIARIDELAQQEQGRAIWSHTESLARAIQARLQARTSR, from the coding sequence ATGAAGAGGCACCATTTCGCGCTGAGCACATGCGCGATCGCCACACTGCTCGCGCTCGCGATCGGCTGTCACGCCGATGCCAACGATCCCGCCGGTCAAGCGGGTGAGCTGTCCGATGCGGTGCGACGCGAGAACGCGATCGCGAACCTGCATCGCCTCTACACCGACGCGCTCTCGCGCGCCGATGGAGATCGCAGCGCGGCAGGCCCGCGCGCCGTGGCCGACGCTTCGGTCCAGCAGCTCACGTCGACCTACGTCGAGCACCCCGAGGACATGCAGAACGGCCTGCGGATCCTCGATCTGCTCGTCGAGATGCGCGATCCGCGCTCGCTGCCCGCGCTGACCAAGGCGCTCGACTGGCGCCCCGAGGTCACCGAGGAGCACGCGATCCGCTCGGCGCGCGTGCTGCAGCAGATCGAGCTCGACGACGCGCAGAAGGGCGAGGTCGTCGCGGCGATCTCGCGCGCCCTCGAGCAGGTGCGCCAGAACCGCGGCGTCGACAACCGGATGCGCATCGAGTTCATCCGCGCGCTCGGCACCATCGGCGATCGCCGCGCGACGCCCGCGCTCACGCGCGTGCTGCTCACCCAGAGCGAGACCCAGGACTTCCTGATCAACCGCCTCGCCGCCGAGCAGATGGGCCGCATCGCGGATCCCGAGTCGGTGCCCTCGTTGATCCAGGCGCTCTATCTCTTCGCGCCGAACAACCCGGGCATGCGCATGAACGACGTCGCGGGCCAGGCGCTGGTGCGCATCGGACGTCCCGCGCTCGATCCGCTGCTCGCGACGCTGCGCGGCGAGAACGCCGAGGCGAACCAGATCGCGGCGCAGTACATCGCGGCGGTGCGCCAGCGCGACGCCGCGGCCGCCGGGCAGATGTCGCAGCAGTCGATCGTCTCGAACGAGGCGGCGTTCGCGCTCGGTCAGCTCGGCTTCCGCGAGTCGATCGACCCGCTGATCGCGGAGACGCGCGTCGGCGGCACCGGCGAGCTCAGCCCGCAGGACGCGGGCCGCGTGATGGGCGCCTCGATCGCGCTCGTCTCGATCAACCGCGACGAGGCGGACACCCAGAAGATCCGCGAGGCGCTGCTCGCCGCCTACAACCGCGTCGAGCTGCCGAGCCAGATGCAGCTCCTCGTCGGCATGCAGCACTTCATGGATCCCGGCCTGCTGCCCTTCTTCCTGCAGAAGGCGGGTCGCCCGCGCAGCGCCGAGGACGAGATCCCCGACCAGCGCATCCTCGCGTACCGCGCCTACGCGTTCCTCGCGAACGGCGACGAGATCGCGGCGCTGCGCCAGCTCCAGGGCGCCGAGCCCGAGGGCATCACCCGCGACGCGTGGGCGGACTTCGATCCGATCGTCGCGTCGACCACCGAGTGCAACGCGGAGCTCGCGTGCTGGATCCGCAAGCTCGCGGACAGCAACGCGCTCGTCGCGCGCAAGGCGGCGTACATGGTCGCGCGCTACGGCCGCGGGAACCCCGAGGCGATCAACGCGCTCGTCGGCCAGCTCGGCAACGCCGACGAAGAGGTGCGCGGCGAGGTGCTCTACGCGCTCGACTACGCGGCGAGCAACGGCAGCCCCGAGGCGATCGCGCGCATCGACGAGCTCGCGCAGCAGGAGCAGGGCCGCGCGATCTGGTCGCACACCGAGTCGCTGGCGCGCGCCATCCAGGCGCGGCTCCAGGCACGCACGTCGCGGTGA